The Bacteroides fragilis NCTC 9343 genome includes the window CCCTACACCCGGGAAGCTATCCGGAAAATCCTTTCTGCCGGATGGCTGATTACGAATCAGCTGGTATATACCGTAGCTGCATCCCGACGGGGACACACCACAAGACTGAGACAAGTACTCAATTCGCTGGGAGTAGTTTGTTATTATACCTTCTCCGTCAAAGGATTCAATGAAAATTATGCCGTATTCACTCCCAACAGCCGATCGATGCAGGAGCAACATGAAGAAAAAGCATTTGGCAAGTTGACGCAGGAACAGGCTGAAGAACTGTACTCTCTTCTTGAAACAGGTGAGGACATCGCTACTCGAATACGTCATTTCATGAAGAAACATCATTTACCCTTCATGGCAACAGACCGAAGTGTACTTAATCTGCCCGCTATCGGCAAGAGCATGACATTCAACCTAGTGGGAATAACAGAGGAAGGCAGACGTATCCTTCGTTTCGACCATGACAGCACCCGCCGTCATAGCTCTATCATTGACAAACTGGGAAAAATATATATCGTAGAAAATAAATCACTCGCAGCTTATCTAAGGCAATTAAGCAAAATGGGGGAAGATCCGGAAGATTATGCCAGCATTTGGAGCTATACGGAAGGAGAAACAGAACCTCGCTTCAAGTTGTATGAATACCCTGAATTTGAATTCCACACAACAGAACGGATGAGCAATCTGGAAGTATTATAAACAACAAACAGTGAACAATAAACAGCCTCCTAATATATAATGCGTATCCTGTTTATTATTCACTGTTCATCACTCTTTGCCGAGCGTCCGTTATTCCTCGTTTTCCTCTTTCACCCGAATTACGATATTCGCTATGATAGCAGTCAAACCACCGGTCGTGATGCCAGACGAAAAGATACTACGAATAGCTTCCGGAGCCTGGCTTAACACATCGGGCATCAATTCTACTCCAAGTCCCAATGAAAGACTGACAGCCAATACCAATGTTTCCTTCCGTCCGATATTTTGTGATGCAACAATGCGGATTCCGGCTGCTGCGACAGTTCCGAACATTAACAAAGTAGCTCCGCCTAACACAGGGTCCGGCATCAGTGAGAAAACAGCTCCCACAATCGGAAATAGCCCCAAAAGAATCAACATTGCAGCTATATAGTAACCCACATACCGACTGGCCACTCCTGTCAATTGAATGATTCCATTGTTCTGAGCAAAAATAGAATTAGGGAAAGAGTTAAATATACCTGCCAGAAAAGAGTTAAAACCATCGGCCATCACACCTCCCGAAACTCGTTTGAGATAGTCGTCACCCTCGATCTTCAAACCAGAAATCATCGAATTGGCCGTTACGTCTCCGGTCGCTTCGATAGCTGTAATCATATATACGAGCCCGATGGCAATGAAAGAAGACACATTAAAATCGAGTCCGTATTTAAAAGGCTGGGGAATATTGAAACTCATCAGCATCTCTACATTCAAAGCACTCATATCTACTTTTCCCAAAACAAAAGCAAGGCCGTATCCCAAACAGAGTCCCAACACAATGGAACTCATGCGCAAATACTTATTCTTGCAACGGTTAAAAAACAGCACGCTGAGCAAAACCGCACCTGCAATCGAAAGATTCTCCCAAGAAGCAAACGTACCATTATCCATCGCAGTATAACCACCTCCACAAGAGATAATACCTACTTTTATCAGACTTAACCCGATAAGCAACACCACGATACCCGAAACCAACGGAGTAATAATATTACGCATATATTTGAAAGTGCGGCTGATGATCATTTCAATGGGAGCAGCCGCCATACAGACACCAAAAATAAGAGGAAGTCCACCGACAAGTCCCGTAGCAATGATAGGACCGATAAACGAAAAACTTGTTCCCTGAATACAAAGCAACTTTGCCCCTATAGGTCCAAAACGGCGACACTGGATAAAAGTAGATACCCCCGAAGCAAAGAGAGACATCG containing:
- a CDS encoding nucleobase:cation symporter-2 family protein, with protein sequence MKTDLIYGIEDRPPFKDALFAALQHLLAIFVAIITPPLIIASALKLDVEKTGFLVSMSLFASGVSTFIQCRRFGPIGAKLLCIQGTSFSFIGPIIATGLVGGLPLIFGVCMAAAPIEMIISRTFKYMRNIITPLVSGIVVLLIGLSLIKVGIISCGGGYTAMDNGTFASWENLSIAGAVLLSVLFFNRCKNKYLRMSSIVLGLCLGYGLAFVLGKVDMSALNVEMLMSFNIPQPFKYGLDFNVSSFIAIGLVYMITAIEATGDVTANSMISGLKIEGDDYLKRVSGGVMADGFNSFLAGIFNSFPNSIFAQNNGIIQLTGVASRYVGYYIAAMLILLGLFPIVGAVFSLMPDPVLGGATLLMFGTVAAAGIRIVASQNIGRKETLVLAVSLSLGLGVELMPDVLSQAPEAIRSIFSSGITTGGLTAIIANIVIRVKEENEE